A window of Terriglobus sp. RCC_193 contains these coding sequences:
- a CDS encoding YqaA family protein, translating into MFHLHAFATLLQTAQDTVPHAAPHHVGWLKHFTQTTQAFFERFGLWGLAAIALLDSAMLPMPWQYLLVTDVNNHPGTWILYPVVAALASTLGSLVPFYVGRVGGELFLLGKINRERYERLRDRFERQEFLAIFIPAIGPPPTPFKLFEFCAGVFEMKPMLFLLAAFLGKLIQYGAYALLTHKYGPQVMDVIMHGVHAHAQLTRMVVGVLLVLLVVWILRKIFDRRKGTQLPIEDGAVEEGKTFIVEE; encoded by the coding sequence ATGTTTCACCTGCACGCTTTCGCAACCCTGCTGCAAACCGCCCAGGACACAGTCCCGCACGCGGCACCCCATCACGTGGGCTGGCTCAAGCATTTCACCCAGACGACCCAGGCCTTCTTTGAACGGTTCGGTCTGTGGGGGCTCGCCGCGATTGCGCTGCTGGACTCCGCCATGCTGCCCATGCCGTGGCAGTATCTGCTGGTCACCGATGTGAATAACCACCCTGGCACCTGGATTCTGTACCCGGTGGTTGCGGCTCTGGCGTCCACCCTGGGAAGCCTGGTGCCGTTTTACGTGGGGCGCGTGGGCGGGGAACTGTTTCTGCTGGGCAAGATCAATCGTGAACGTTACGAGCGTCTGCGCGATCGCTTTGAGCGTCAGGAATTTCTGGCCATCTTCATTCCGGCCATTGGGCCGCCACCGACACCGTTCAAACTGTTTGAGTTTTGCGCGGGCGTGTTTGAGATGAAGCCGATGCTCTTCCTGCTTGCGGCGTTCCTGGGCAAGCTGATTCAGTACGGTGCCTATGCGTTGTTGACGCACAAGTATGGTCCACAGGTGATGGACGTCATCATGCATGGCGTACATGCGCATGCACAGTTGACGCGCATGGTCGTGGGCGTGCTGCTGGTGCTGCTGGTGGTGTGGATTCTGCGCAAGATATTCGATCGTCGCAAGGGAACTCAGCTTCCAATTGAAGACGGGGCAGTGGAAGAAGGTAAGACCTTCATCGTGGAAGAGTAA
- a CDS encoding energy transducer TonB produces the protein MPPYQTPSDEPTQETPQPEESPRHGNRGGMGRYADLEQHELIMLLDEVDDERTRARFREAVYISVIVWLILGWVLVYGPRYLWHAPVIVMAPDNEKRSTMTYLDTPPDLKDQLKRTKPAPNISAHTAESQSSKPNPQVQPTPRAGTPAPPAPKQAPQQQQAAPAPQQQQAPPQQQVAKNAPPTPTPPVPHPQPMVDSPAPNASANNRPNFGQGSQSAASQIAQAARGSRNAGDSGDYGSVGRGQPGGAKQGLQILSDTQGVDFGKYIQRLLSDVRRNWLPLIPEECRPPLNKQGITGVRFTILPDGKISAMHLDYSTHDVAIDRAAWGSITALGAAQPLPKEFHGPNLELRIEFRINKDSPEAQ, from the coding sequence GTGCCGCCATACCAGACACCCTCTGACGAACCTACCCAGGAGACACCCCAGCCCGAGGAGAGTCCACGCCACGGTAATCGCGGCGGTATGGGCCGTTACGCCGACCTGGAACAGCATGAACTGATCATGCTGCTGGACGAAGTGGATGACGAGCGCACGCGCGCGCGTTTCCGCGAAGCTGTCTATATCTCGGTCATCGTCTGGCTGATTCTGGGCTGGGTTCTGGTGTATGGGCCGCGTTATCTATGGCATGCGCCGGTGATCGTCATGGCCCCGGACAATGAAAAGCGTTCCACCATGACCTATCTGGACACGCCGCCGGACCTGAAGGACCAGCTCAAACGGACGAAGCCCGCGCCCAACATCAGCGCGCACACCGCCGAATCGCAGAGCTCGAAACCGAATCCGCAGGTACAACCCACACCGCGCGCCGGAACACCTGCGCCTCCCGCACCGAAGCAGGCTCCTCAGCAGCAACAGGCTGCACCCGCTCCGCAGCAGCAACAGGCTCCACCGCAGCAGCAGGTGGCGAAGAACGCGCCTCCCACCCCCACTCCGCCTGTGCCGCACCCGCAGCCCATGGTGGATTCGCCTGCGCCGAACGCGTCCGCCAACAATCGTCCGAACTTCGGCCAGGGATCGCAGAGCGCCGCATCCCAGATTGCCCAGGCCGCGCGTGGCTCGCGTAATGCGGGCGACAGCGGCGACTACGGCTCAGTGGGCCGTGGCCAGCCGGGCGGGGCCAAGCAGGGCTTGCAGATTCTCAGCGACACGCAGGGTGTCGACTTTGGCAAATACATCCAGCGCCTGCTCTCTGATGTGCGCCGCAACTGGCTGCCGCTGATCCCGGAAGAGTGCCGCCCGCCGCTCAATAAGCAGGGCATCACCGGCGTGCGTTTCACCATCCTGCCCGACGGCAAGATCAGCGCCATGCATCTGGACTACTCCACCCATGATGTCGCGATCGATCGTGCGGCATGGGGTTCCATCACGGCACTCGGTGCAGCACAACCGCTTCCCAAGGAGTTCCACGGACCCAATCTGGAACTGCGCATCGAATTCCGTATCAATAAAGACAGTCCGGAAGCGCAGTAA
- a CDS encoding ATP-dependent DNA helicase codes for MPTFATTEKLPTLHEFFAPGGVLAKSSLNYEHRKGQYEMARAVEAALQDHRHLVVEAGTGTGKTLAYLLPALRLARERGQRVIISTGTKNLQEQLFFKDIPFLESLLGPLKVCYMKGRGNYVCKQKLYALQQTSSLLTEFTELDHFGKILEWESETETGDRAEIAGLPEPSPLFSKLDARSEACLGQSCPNFEPCYITAMRRKALESDIIIVNHHLFFADLNIRQQAAGAPDAGILPDAAAVIFDEAHEMEAVASDYFGVAISQQRCEELARDVEMMLRAKKVSSSSIESATNGLRERSRAFFGSLPMNGFELGRQPFRDRSGFLEERGDAYLTYLTSLDKLRDELERIKDVDEVNGLKRRVTELRTSSTFLMEAEDPNTVFWIERRAAGGVKNFSRTQTGQPMAYHTYLQATPIDVSEILNTTLFKDFSSVVLTSATLTVQGGFEHIAKRVGLVGARELTVPSHFQYNKQALLYLPPYMPDPRDPDFLNQATEKMRRVLELSRGRAFCLFTSYAQMKTLYERMLVELPYPLLLQGQAPRKALLDEFRSTPNAILFGTSSFWQGVDVQGDQLSCVIIDRLPFAVPSDPVMQARMEAIEAEGGKPFHDLQIPQAVITLKQGFGRLIRSASDRGVLMLLDSRIQRQSYGKIFLDSLPPYKLTQDINDVEEFFLSPAEHEVAVS; via the coding sequence ATGCCGACCTTCGCCACAACAGAGAAACTGCCCACGCTGCACGAGTTCTTCGCGCCGGGCGGCGTGCTGGCCAAGTCTTCGCTGAACTATGAGCACCGCAAGGGCCAGTACGAGATGGCCAGGGCCGTCGAAGCGGCATTGCAGGATCATCGCCATCTCGTCGTGGAGGCAGGCACCGGCACCGGCAAGACGCTGGCCTATCTCCTGCCTGCATTGCGGTTAGCACGCGAACGTGGGCAGCGCGTCATCATCTCCACAGGGACGAAGAACCTGCAGGAGCAGTTGTTCTTCAAGGACATTCCGTTTCTTGAGTCGCTGCTGGGGCCGCTGAAGGTCTGCTACATGAAGGGCCGCGGCAACTACGTGTGCAAGCAGAAGCTGTACGCGCTGCAGCAGACATCTTCACTACTCACCGAGTTCACAGAACTCGATCACTTCGGAAAAATCCTCGAGTGGGAGAGCGAAACGGAGACAGGCGACCGCGCCGAAATCGCCGGCCTGCCAGAGCCTTCGCCGCTATTCTCCAAGCTGGATGCGCGCAGTGAAGCGTGCCTGGGGCAAAGCTGCCCCAACTTTGAACCGTGCTACATCACGGCGATGCGGCGCAAGGCTCTGGAAAGCGACATCATCATCGTCAATCACCACCTGTTCTTTGCTGACCTGAACATCCGTCAGCAGGCGGCAGGCGCGCCGGATGCAGGCATTCTGCCAGATGCCGCAGCGGTGATCTTCGACGAAGCGCACGAAATGGAAGCGGTGGCCAGCGACTACTTCGGCGTGGCCATCTCGCAGCAACGTTGCGAAGAACTGGCGCGCGACGTGGAGATGATGCTGCGCGCGAAGAAGGTCTCATCATCGAGCATCGAAAGCGCAACGAATGGACTGCGTGAACGTTCGCGTGCCTTCTTTGGATCGCTGCCTATGAACGGCTTTGAGCTGGGACGGCAGCCTTTCCGCGACCGCAGCGGTTTTTTGGAAGAGCGCGGCGATGCTTACTTAACCTACCTAACTTCTTTGGACAAGCTGCGCGACGAACTGGAACGCATCAAGGACGTGGACGAGGTCAACGGCCTGAAGCGTCGCGTGACGGAACTTCGAACCTCATCGACCTTCCTGATGGAAGCGGAAGATCCCAACACGGTCTTCTGGATTGAGCGCCGCGCCGCCGGTGGTGTGAAGAACTTTTCGCGCACGCAGACGGGCCAGCCCATGGCTTACCACACCTATCTGCAAGCCACGCCCATTGATGTGTCAGAGATCCTGAACACCACGCTGTTCAAGGACTTCAGTTCCGTCGTTCTGACCAGCGCGACGCTGACCGTGCAGGGCGGCTTTGAACACATAGCAAAACGCGTCGGCTTAGTGGGAGCGCGTGAACTCACCGTGCCATCACATTTCCAGTACAACAAGCAGGCACTGCTCTATCTGCCACCGTACATGCCCGATCCGCGCGATCCGGATTTTCTGAATCAGGCGACGGAAAAGATGCGGCGCGTGCTGGAGTTGAGCCGTGGCCGCGCCTTCTGCCTCTTCACCAGCTATGCGCAGATGAAGACACTGTATGAACGCATGTTGGTGGAGTTGCCCTACCCGCTGCTGCTGCAGGGGCAGGCGCCGCGCAAAGCATTGCTGGATGAGTTCCGTTCCACACCGAATGCCATTCTGTTCGGCACCTCCAGCTTCTGGCAGGGCGTGGATGTGCAGGGCGACCAGCTGAGCTGCGTCATCATCGACCGTTTGCCATTCGCTGTGCCAAGTGACCCGGTGATGCAGGCGCGCATGGAAGCCATCGAAGCTGAAGGCGGCAAGCCGTTTCACGATCTGCAGATTCCGCAGGCGGTCATCACGTTGAAACAGGGCTTCGGACGCCTGATCCGCAGCGCCAGCGACCGCGGCGTGCTGATGCTGCTGGACAGCCGCATTCAGCGGCAGAGTTACGGCAAGATATTCCTAGACAGCCTGCCACCGTACAAGCTCACGCAGGACATTAACGATGTGGAAGAGTTCTTTCTTTCACCCGCAGAGCATGAAGTGGCTGTGAGCTAA
- a CDS encoding TonB-dependent siderophore receptor encodes MRPFLPVSFALALSSIAVMHTVAEDPRPATKPAANAAVEPAPAGCDGRRGTPRRLSGVVTDSSGAGVPRAQITLTCGTLRTQITADAAGAYVVSVPSGEYQIDVEAPNFGAASQKVNVADSTSGTVLNPVLQVGNVNSAVTVTATEGNEFATPVSSGGTKTDLPLAEVPQAISVVNRSLMDSQAVVKLDDALKNVPGVIAGGYYDGWDYYRIRGFDASFNTYIDGLRGGNGMMEETWGLESVEVLKGPSSALYGQSVLGGLVNIVTRKPVPDFFVHAQVTAGSFNFVDPAIDIGGSLNSSRTVYGRLAALYHSANTFVDYTYRHRYYFAPSLTWKPRSSTWLTLTGRIQRDNGRQGMPLPAIGTVLPNPGNGILPISTYIGELEANANKMSQANQQFGVQFHHSFSDNLIFRENARFAWYQQNWNRIYYPGFLGADNRTLYRYPYSFYGPWQTHETDTSIEGRAKFLNMEHSALLGLDFYRNPSTGKGSSIDFSDLTQYEPLDLYKPVYGQNPVQSLIVVSDTKTVTQYTGLYLQDHIRLPKHVSITGGGRFDWAKNESRGSANQNGHGTTPRVGVTWQAFGQTAVYASFSKSYLPQSGQVYIDATHASYLPPERGQQWEGGVKSSFLNGKLLANAALFQLDRKNVATANQAVPNFYLVTGAQRSRGVELEATLHPLAGWNIVSSYSFINAIVTNDTTLPTGTPTLNAPKHLFNMWSTYEIPRGPVRGLTFGFGGRHYTDQSGDLAYSFRLPAYGIVDASASYRRGHAMWQLNANNITNKRWYAGSYNNLYVKPGEPRVVRGTMSWNF; translated from the coding sequence ATGCGCCCGTTTTTGCCAGTTTCGTTTGCCCTTGCACTCTCCTCCATCGCCGTGATGCACACGGTTGCGGAGGACCCTCGCCCCGCCACAAAACCCGCAGCCAATGCCGCCGTGGAACCCGCGCCCGCAGGTTGCGATGGCCGTCGCGGCACGCCTCGCCGTCTCTCCGGCGTGGTCACAGACTCCTCCGGTGCGGGTGTCCCACGCGCCCAAATCACCCTCACCTGCGGCACTCTGCGCACGCAGATCACCGCTGACGCTGCGGGAGCCTACGTGGTCAGCGTGCCCTCTGGTGAATACCAGATCGACGTGGAAGCGCCGAACTTCGGCGCGGCATCGCAGAAGGTCAATGTGGCCGACTCAACCTCCGGCACTGTCCTGAATCCGGTGTTGCAGGTGGGCAATGTCAACAGCGCCGTAACCGTCACGGCCACCGAGGGTAATGAGTTTGCAACACCCGTCAGCAGCGGCGGCACCAAGACGGACCTGCCCCTGGCCGAGGTGCCTCAGGCCATCAGCGTGGTCAATCGCAGCCTGATGGATTCGCAGGCAGTGGTGAAGCTGGATGACGCACTGAAGAACGTTCCCGGCGTCATCGCGGGCGGTTATTACGACGGCTGGGACTACTACCGCATCCGCGGCTTTGATGCTTCGTTCAACACCTACATCGACGGCCTGCGCGGCGGCAACGGCATGATGGAAGAGACGTGGGGGCTGGAGTCCGTTGAAGTGCTGAAGGGGCCATCCTCCGCGCTCTACGGCCAGAGCGTTCTTGGCGGTCTTGTGAACATCGTCACGCGTAAGCCCGTACCGGACTTCTTTGTCCACGCGCAGGTCACAGCAGGCTCGTTTAACTTTGTCGATCCTGCGATCGACATCGGCGGTTCGCTGAACTCATCGCGCACGGTCTACGGCCGTCTCGCCGCGCTGTATCACTCCGCGAACACCTTCGTGGATTACACCTATCGCCATCGCTATTACTTTGCGCCATCGCTTACATGGAAGCCGCGCAGCTCCACATGGCTCACGCTCACCGGACGTATCCAGCGCGATAACGGCCGACAGGGCATGCCTCTGCCTGCTATCGGCACTGTGCTCCCTAATCCCGGCAACGGCATCCTGCCCATCTCTACCTACATCGGCGAACTGGAAGCCAATGCGAATAAGATGTCACAGGCCAATCAGCAGTTCGGCGTGCAGTTCCATCACAGCTTCAGCGACAACCTGATCTTCCGCGAGAATGCACGCTTTGCCTGGTATCAGCAGAACTGGAATCGCATCTATTACCCCGGGTTCCTCGGCGCAGACAACCGCACGCTCTATCGCTACCCGTATAGCTTCTATGGACCGTGGCAGACGCATGAAACGGATACCAGCATCGAAGGTCGCGCCAAGTTTCTGAACATGGAACACAGTGCGCTGCTCGGCCTGGACTTCTATCGGAACCCGTCGACTGGCAAGGGATCGTCGATCGACTTCAGCGACCTTACGCAGTACGAACCGCTGGACCTGTACAAGCCTGTGTATGGACAGAACCCTGTGCAATCACTGATCGTAGTTTCCGACACGAAGACCGTCACGCAATACACCGGTCTCTATCTGCAGGACCACATCCGCCTGCCAAAGCATGTGAGCATCACCGGTGGCGGACGCTTTGACTGGGCCAAGAACGAAAGCCGTGGCTCTGCAAACCAGAACGGCCACGGCACCACGCCACGCGTGGGTGTCACCTGGCAGGCCTTCGGTCAGACCGCAGTTTATGCCAGCTTCAGCAAGTCATACCTGCCGCAGTCGGGCCAGGTCTACATCGACGCCACACACGCTTCTTACCTGCCACCGGAACGCGGACAGCAATGGGAAGGCGGCGTGAAGTCATCCTTCCTCAACGGCAAACTGCTCGCCAACGCAGCACTCTTTCAGCTTGATCGTAAAAACGTTGCCACAGCTAACCAGGCCGTTCCGAATTTCTACCTGGTAACCGGCGCACAACGCAGCCGCGGCGTGGAGCTTGAGGCCACACTGCACCCGCTGGCAGGTTGGAACATCGTGTCGTCGTACTCGTTCATCAACGCCATCGTCACCAACGACACCACACTGCCCACCGGAACACCGACGCTTAACGCACCGAAGCATCTCTTCAACATGTGGAGCACCTACGAGATTCCGCGTGGCCCTGTGCGCGGTCTCACCTTCGGCTTCGGTGGACGCCATTACACCGACCAGTCCGGCGATCTTGCCTACAGCTTCCGCCTGCCCGCATACGGCATTGTGGATGCTTCGGCCAGCTATCGTCGCGGTCATGCCATGTGGCAACTGAACGCCAACAACATCACCAACAAGCGGTGGTACGCCGGCAGCTACAACAACCTCTACGTCAAACCCGGCGAACCGCGCGTCGTTCGCGGCACCATGTCCTGGAACTTCTAG